One Sphingomonas sp. BT-65 genomic window carries:
- a CDS encoding DUF418 domain-containing protein: MNLLDDGSAVHRPVRTRVTHIDSLRGLALLGIIVMNIGSMVMMFNGRQVFGAATGVDMGIAAVDLLFVLGKARSCFAFLFGAGFAILLTRAEAKGADFRSFYMRRLGALLLFGLVNQIFLFWGDILVTYALLGFLLMLCASWRNATLLKVGLALTVAPPLVDGLAQAVLGHPIPSLFTPTAADRAAHGLTAYTSASYLDAIRANIWIGATRHASATAHMIVYDLSVFGLFLLGSWSVRTGALTDPARHRQLLRRIAWWGIPSGLILSAVNMMPFLGFQAKGLAAAGATAAFAGVPILAFGYLAALTLLFSRGARQLQAVLAPAGRMALTNYLLSGAFGGWVFYGYGLGRISAFGITGITVFALLLFLALALLSRLWLSVFPYGPVEWLWRRLSYGTAANRPADLAQSMAG, translated from the coding sequence ATGAATCTGCTCGATGACGGGTCTGCCGTGCACCGTCCGGTGCGCACGCGCGTCACCCATATCGATTCGCTGCGCGGCCTCGCGCTGCTGGGCATCATCGTCATGAACATCGGTTCGATGGTGATGATGTTCAACGGACGCCAGGTGTTCGGCGCGGCGACCGGGGTGGACATGGGCATCGCTGCCGTCGACCTGCTGTTCGTGCTGGGCAAGGCGCGGTCCTGCTTCGCCTTTCTGTTCGGTGCGGGCTTCGCCATCTTGCTGACGCGCGCCGAGGCGAAGGGTGCGGATTTCCGCAGCTTCTATATGCGGCGCCTCGGGGCGCTGCTGCTGTTCGGTCTCGTCAACCAGATCTTCCTTTTCTGGGGCGACATCCTGGTGACTTACGCGCTGCTCGGTTTCCTGCTGATGCTGTGCGCAAGCTGGCGCAACGCCACCCTGCTGAAGGTCGGGCTGGCGCTGACGGTGGCGCCGCCGCTCGTTGACGGTCTGGCGCAGGCAGTGCTCGGCCATCCGATCCCGAGCCTGTTCACGCCTACTGCGGCCGATCGTGCGGCACATGGTCTTACCGCCTATACGAGCGCTTCCTATCTCGACGCGATCCGCGCGAACATCTGGATCGGGGCGACGCGTCACGCGAGCGCTACCGCGCACATGATCGTCTATGATCTCAGCGTCTTCGGCCTGTTCCTCCTCGGCAGCTGGTCGGTCCGCACCGGCGCGCTGACCGATCCCGCGCGCCACCGGCAGCTGCTTCGGCGGATCGCCTGGTGGGGCATTCCCTCGGGTCTGATCCTGAGCGCCGTGAACATGATGCCGTTCCTCGGCTTTCAGGCGAAGGGGCTTGCCGCCGCAGGCGCCACCGCTGCCTTTGCCGGCGTCCCGATCTTGGCGTTCGGCTATCTCGCCGCGCTGACCCTGCTCTTTTCGCGGGGCGCGCGCCAGCTGCAAGCCGTGCTCGCGCCGGCCGGGCGGATGGCGCTCACCAACTATCTCTTGTCGGGCGCATTCGGCGGCTGGGTCTTCTATGGCTACGGCCTGGGTCGCATCAGCGCGTTCGGCATCACCGGAATCACCGTCTTCGCGCTGCTCCTCTTCCTCGCCCTCGCGCTGCTCAGCCGCTTGTGGCTGTCGGTCTTTCCTTACGGTCCGGTGGAATGGCTGTGGCGGCGGCTGAGCTATGGCACCGCCGCGAACCGGCCGGCCGACCTCGCGCAATCGATGGCGGGCTGA
- a CDS encoding DUF1624 domain-containing protein, which yields MRIFPLALLQSASAGEPAGAAYRPNTSATTRAAGTRLRAIDILRGLVIVLMVLDHVRHYFHVSGFAFDPLDPARTTALLYATRWVTHFCATTFVFLTGVSAWLQAANGKAKPVLSGFLLKRGIWLVILEVTVVSFGWSFSLPYFMFLQVIWAIGWAMVALAAFVWLPHRVILGIGIAIVMGHNLLDPLTPQQFGSLGWLWVFLHEGGMWSAGGAPIAFVGYPVLAWIGVMALGFGLGPVFLSAKRDRALVLIGAAMIVAFLTLRALNGYGDPRPWAAETSWAATVMRFLDVTKYPPSLLFVCATLGPMLLIVPLLERWSGAAGRVLRVFGAVPLFAYLLHVYLVHALSIVAHLLSGRSTDGLFDFLRKAFLDPGALSALDFPISATFAAWGTTLLLLYPCCRWWGAVKARRRDWWLSYL from the coding sequence ATGCGCATCTTCCCGCTCGCCCTGCTTCAGTCGGCATCCGCTGGCGAACCCGCCGGCGCGGCGTATCGGCCGAATACGTCCGCCACGACGCGCGCGGCGGGCACACGGCTGCGCGCCATCGATATCCTGCGCGGGCTGGTCATCGTCCTGATGGTACTCGACCATGTGCGCCATTACTTCCACGTCAGCGGCTTTGCCTTCGATCCGCTGGATCCGGCGCGCACCACCGCGCTGCTCTACGCCACCCGCTGGGTGACGCATTTCTGTGCGACCACCTTCGTCTTTCTGACGGGCGTGTCCGCCTGGCTGCAGGCCGCCAACGGCAAGGCGAAACCGGTACTGTCCGGATTCCTGCTGAAGCGCGGCATCTGGCTGGTCATACTCGAGGTGACCGTGGTGAGCTTCGGCTGGTCGTTCAGCCTTCCCTATTTTATGTTCCTGCAGGTGATCTGGGCGATCGGCTGGGCGATGGTGGCGCTGGCGGCGTTCGTCTGGCTTCCGCATCGCGTCATCCTCGGCATCGGAATCGCGATCGTCATGGGCCACAACCTGCTGGACCCGCTGACCCCGCAGCAATTCGGATCGCTGGGCTGGCTCTGGGTGTTCCTGCACGAAGGGGGCATGTGGTCGGCGGGCGGCGCTCCGATCGCCTTTGTCGGCTACCCGGTCCTCGCCTGGATCGGCGTGATGGCGCTGGGCTTTGGCCTCGGCCCGGTCTTCCTGTCGGCGAAGCGCGACCGCGCGCTGGTCCTGATCGGCGCGGCGATGATCGTCGCCTTCCTGACGCTGCGGGCGCTCAACGGCTATGGCGATCCGCGCCCCTGGGCCGCCGAGACGTCGTGGGCCGCGACGGTCATGCGCTTCCTCGACGTGACCAAATACCCGCCCTCGCTCCTGTTCGTCTGCGCCACGCTCGGCCCGATGCTCCTGATCGTCCCGTTGCTCGAGCGCTGGAGCGGCGCGGCGGGGCGGGTCCTGCGGGTCTTCGGCGCCGTGCCGCTGTTCGCTTATCTGCTCCACGTCTATCTGGTCCACGCCCTGAGCATCGTTGCCCATCTGCTGTCCGGACGATCGACCGACGGGCTGTTCGACTTTCTGCGGAAGGCGTTCCTCGATCCAGGCGCGCTGTCGGCGCTCGACTTCCCGATCTCGGCCACCTTCGCCGCCTGGGGCACGACGCTGCTGCTACTCTATCCCTGCTGCCGGTGGTGGGGCGCGGTGAAGGCGCGCCGCCGCGACTGGTGGCTGTCCTATCTCTGA